One window of the Gammaproteobacteria bacterium genome contains the following:
- the phoR gene encoding phosphate regulon sensor histidine kinase PhoR → MRQVWISELWRFAGIAFVAFVIGLIADSVLLLLLLATLGYLGWHFINLRRLQRWLTEGEDAYPPLASGIWDATFNDLGRLQARNRKRKRKLTRILTRFEDAAAALPDAVVILGLHDEIEWFNDATQNLLGLHWPQDVGQRITNLVRHPEFIEFLAANDYSGGVELAAPANAEVMLAALIVPYGNERRLLVARDITHIRRLEQVRSDFIANVSHELRTPLTVINGFLETANETAPECPPDWQRPLQLMRQQAQRMQNIVQDLLLLSRLEMEQPSLMGDVEVPGLLEDVVQEARGLSGARSHNIQLDADPDLGLSGNADELRSAFSNLVFNAVQYTPEYGVIRVRWFRDAAGAHLVVSDTGMGIAEHHIPRLTERFYRVDTGRSRQSGGTGLGLAIVKHVLNRHAAQLQIESEQGNGSTFHCDFPLTRLVHLAGKPQPVRDTHNA, encoded by the coding sequence GTGCGTCAGGTCTGGATAAGCGAATTATGGCGTTTTGCCGGAATTGCGTTCGTCGCGTTCGTGATCGGGCTGATTGCGGACAGCGTCCTGCTGCTGCTGTTGCTCGCGACGCTGGGCTATCTCGGCTGGCATTTCATTAATTTACGGCGCCTGCAGCGCTGGCTGACAGAGGGTGAGGATGCTTACCCTCCGCTGGCCAGCGGAATATGGGATGCGACCTTTAACGATCTGGGGCGGTTGCAGGCACGTAATCGCAAGCGCAAACGCAAACTGACGCGCATCCTCACCCGCTTTGAAGATGCCGCTGCCGCGCTGCCCGATGCGGTGGTGATATTGGGGCTGCATGACGAAATCGAATGGTTTAATGATGCCACGCAAAATCTGCTGGGCCTGCATTGGCCACAAGACGTTGGGCAGCGCATTACCAATTTGGTGCGGCACCCGGAGTTTATCGAGTTTCTGGCCGCCAACGACTACTCTGGCGGGGTTGAGCTGGCGGCGCCCGCGAACGCCGAGGTGATGCTGGCGGCGCTGATCGTCCCCTATGGCAATGAGCGGCGCCTGCTGGTGGCGCGTGATATCACGCATATTCGCCGCCTTGAGCAGGTGCGCAGCGATTTCATTGCCAATGTGTCGCATGAGCTGCGTACGCCGCTCACCGTAATCAATGGTTTTCTCGAAACGGCGAACGAAACAGCGCCGGAGTGCCCGCCCGACTGGCAGCGTCCGCTGCAGCTGATGCGGCAGCAGGCGCAGCGCATGCAGAACATCGTGCAGGATCTGCTGTTGTTGTCACGGTTGGAGATGGAGCAGCCGTCGCTGATGGGCGATGTGGAGGTGCCGGGGTTGCTGGAGGATGTGGTGCAGGAGGCGCGTGGGTTGAGTGGTGCACGTAGCCACAATATCCAGCTTGATGCCGACCCGGATCTTGGCCTGAGTGGCAATGCAGATGAGTTGCGCAGCGCATTTTCCAATCTGGTGTTCAACGCCGTGCAATACACGCCGGAGTATGGCGTTATCCGGGTGCGCTGGTTTCGCGATGCGGCGGGCGCCCATCTGGTGGTGAGTGATACCGGCATGGGCATCGCCGAGCATCATATCCCGCGCCTGACGGAGCGCTTTTACCGTGTGGACACGGGCCGCTCCCGCCAGAGTGGTGGTACCGGCCTCGGCCTGGCCATTGTCAAGCACGTGCTCAACCGGCATGCTGCACAGTTACAGATTGAGAGCGAGCAGGGCAATGGCAGCACCTTCCACTGTGATTTTCCGCTCACCAGGCTGGTGCACCTGGCAGGCAAGCCGCAGCCCGTGCGCGACACGCACAACGCCTGA
- a CDS encoding O-succinylhomoserine sulfhydrylase translates to MTKDRKKSDPEGLRFDTRAVRAGQRRTAEDEQSEPIFPTVSFVANSAAQAAARFSGAEQGNIYSRFTNPTVRTFEQRLASLEGGERCVATGSGMSAILTTCLGLLKSGDHIVASRSIFGPTVILFNTLLARLGIETSFVPLTDLAAWQASLRPNTRLLFVETPSNPLTEIADIAALAKIAHKNDSLLVVDNCFCTPALQLPLALGADIVVHSASKYIDGQGRAVGGAIVGSDKLVGGDIYAFLRTAGPSMSPFNAWIYLKGLETLRLRMDAHSRSALQLAEWLEQQPAVKRVHYPALPSHPQHALAMQQQTAGGGVLSFELAGGKDAAWKLIDATQIISITATFGDTKSTITHPATTTHWRLTPEARAAAGISDGLVRIGVGLEDVEDLKADLQAGLSA, encoded by the coding sequence ATGACCAAAGACAGAAAAAAAAGCGACCCTGAAGGCCTGCGCTTCGACACGCGCGCCGTGCGTGCAGGTCAGAGACGTACGGCGGAAGACGAACAGTCCGAGCCGATCTTTCCTACCGTGAGCTTTGTGGCCAACAGCGCTGCACAGGCCGCCGCGCGCTTTTCCGGCGCGGAGCAGGGTAATATTTATTCACGCTTCACCAATCCTACGGTGCGCACCTTTGAGCAGCGTCTGGCGAGCCTGGAAGGCGGTGAGCGTTGCGTGGCCACCGGCTCCGGCATGTCCGCCATCCTCACCACCTGTCTGGGTCTGCTGAAGAGTGGTGATCACATCGTGGCCTCGCGCAGCATCTTCGGCCCCACGGTCATTCTGTTCAATACCCTGCTTGCGCGCCTGGGCATTGAGACCAGCTTTGTGCCGCTGACCGACCTCGCCGCGTGGCAGGCGTCGTTGCGGCCCAACACGCGGCTGCTGTTTGTGGAAACGCCGTCCAATCCGCTCACCGAGATCGCCGACATCGCGGCGCTGGCGAAGATCGCACACAAAAACGACAGCCTGCTGGTGGTGGACAACTGCTTTTGCACACCCGCGTTGCAACTTCCGCTGGCGCTGGGGGCGGACATCGTCGTGCATTCGGCGAGCAAATACATCGACGGCCAGGGTCGTGCAGTGGGTGGCGCGATCGTCGGCAGTGACAAACTGGTGGGTGGCGACATCTATGCCTTTCTGCGTACCGCCGGGCCAAGCATGAGTCCGTTCAATGCATGGATTTATCTCAAGGGACTGGAAACCCTGCGCCTGCGCATGGACGCACACAGTCGCAGCGCGTTGCAGCTTGCCGAGTGGCTGGAGCAGCAACCCGCCGTCAAGCGCGTGCATTACCCGGCCCTGCCGTCACACCCGCAACATGCGCTGGCCATGCAGCAGCAGACCGCAGGCGGCGGCGTGCTGTCGTTTGAACTAGCAGGCGGTAAAGACGCGGCGTGGAAACTGATCGACGCTACCCAGATCATTTCCATTACCGCCACCTTCGGCGATACCAAGAGTACCATTACGCATCCCGCCACCACCACCCACTGGCGCCTGACGCCGGAAGCGCGTGCCGCCGCCGGCATCAGCGACGGGCTGGTGCGAATTGGCGTGGGTTTGGAAGATGTGGAGGACTTGAAGGCTGATCTGCAGGCCGGACTTTCCGCCTGA
- the birA gene encoding bifunctional biotin--[acetyl-CoA-carboxylase] ligase/biotin operon repressor BirA, protein MMRQKRQLLDLLRDGHFHSGTALGLQLGISRSAVWKEIRQLVRLGHEIHAVPGRGYRLAHPIEALDEAAIRAALSPATLKLLGNIDILDATDSTNSYLLHQANNGVASGTACFAEQQHAGRGRHGRNWISPPGGNIYLSLLWRFSMAPTAVGGVSLAVAIGVMRALRAAGLKDAGLKWPNDVLWQGRKLAGILLDMAGEVTGPCHLVAGVGLNVAMPAQAATAIEQPWVDLRTALDTVPSRNLLAGLLLQHLLLALHEFQQRGLAPFMQEWEQLDLIKGTRVTLNHGGQPVHGVAQGVAADGALNLLVNGVTRRYYSGEVSLQKST, encoded by the coding sequence ATGATGCGCCAGAAACGCCAACTGCTGGATTTGCTGCGTGACGGTCATTTTCATTCCGGCACTGCGCTGGGGCTACAACTGGGCATAAGCCGCAGCGCAGTCTGGAAGGAAATCCGCCAGCTTGTCCGTCTCGGCCACGAGATACATGCCGTGCCCGGTCGCGGCTATCGGCTTGCCCACCCCATCGAGGCACTGGACGAGGCGGCGATCCGTGCGGCGCTCAGCCCGGCGACACTGAAACTACTGGGCAACATCGATATTCTGGACGCGACCGATTCCACCAATTCCTACTTACTGCATCAGGCCAACAACGGTGTGGCGAGTGGCACGGCCTGCTTTGCCGAGCAGCAACACGCCGGGCGTGGCCGGCATGGGCGCAACTGGATATCCCCACCGGGTGGGAACATCTACCTCTCACTGCTGTGGCGCTTCAGTATGGCGCCGACGGCCGTGGGCGGCGTCAGCCTCGCCGTGGCCATAGGCGTGATGCGGGCATTGCGTGCCGCCGGGCTCAAAGATGCCGGGCTGAAGTGGCCCAATGATGTGCTGTGGCAGGGCCGCAAACTGGCGGGCATCCTGCTCGACATGGCGGGTGAAGTCACCGGCCCCTGCCATCTGGTCGCAGGCGTTGGCCTCAATGTCGCCATGCCTGCACAGGCAGCCACTGCCATTGAGCAACCCTGGGTAGATTTGCGCACAGCGCTTGATACTGTGCCGTCACGCAATCTGCTCGCTGGCCTGTTACTGCAACATCTGCTGCTGGCCTTGCACGAATTCCAGCAGCGCGGTCTCGCACCTTTTATGCAGGAGTGGGAACAGCTTGATCTCATCAAGGGCACCCGCGTCACACTGAACCACGGCGGACAGCCTGTGCATGGCGTGGCCCAGGGCGTCGCGGCCGACGGTGCGCTGAATCTGTTGGTGAATGGCGTGACCCGGCGTTATTATTCCGGTGAAGTGAGCCTACAGAAATCAACATGA
- a CDS encoding type III pantothenate kinase, with protein sequence MNRDNILLLDIGNTRIKWAWLSTAGLEHTGSVVHAGLDLRAHADAVWGKVATPARIVASNVAGAEVRARLSEVTQALWQREPELVCAQASACGVSNGYAEPGTLGADRWLALIAARSHTSNAVCVIDCGTAITLDTLMDDGDHVGGIILPGLALMQRAVCDHTQLIATDVAQAPYPLTPHARSTHAAVQCGALYAVVGAIERAVADTEAALGTEVSRIITGGDAQAVLAHLNGHYQHQPDLVLQGLAIVAGERS encoded by the coding sequence ATGAATCGTGACAACATCCTGCTGCTCGACATCGGCAACACGCGCATCAAGTGGGCGTGGCTATCCACCGCCGGGCTGGAGCACACCGGCAGCGTAGTACATGCCGGGCTGGATCTGCGTGCACACGCAGACGCGGTCTGGGGCAAGGTCGCCACACCCGCACGCATTGTGGCATCGAATGTGGCTGGCGCCGAGGTGCGGGCACGCCTGTCGGAAGTCACTCAGGCCCTGTGGCAACGGGAGCCGGAGCTCGTCTGTGCACAGGCCAGCGCCTGTGGCGTCAGCAATGGCTATGCCGAGCCCGGCACGCTGGGGGCGGACCGCTGGCTGGCGCTGATCGCGGCACGCAGCCATACCTCCAATGCGGTGTGCGTGATTGATTGCGGCACCGCCATCACCCTGGATACCCTGATGGACGATGGTGATCACGTGGGCGGCATCATACTGCCAGGGCTGGCTCTGATGCAGCGCGCCGTGTGCGATCACACGCAGCTCATCGCGACTGACGTGGCTCAGGCCCCCTACCCGCTCACGCCGCATGCGCGCTCAACCCATGCTGCGGTACAATGTGGCGCACTGTATGCTGTTGTCGGGGCCATCGAACGCGCGGTTGCCGATACGGAGGCCGCCCTCGGCACCGAGGTCAGCCGCATCATCACCGGCGGCGATGCGCAAGCAGTGCTGGCCCACCTCAACGGTCACTATCAGCACCAGCCTGATCTGGTGCTGCAAGGGCTGGCAATCGTCGCAGGAGAACGATCATGA